In Juglans microcarpa x Juglans regia isolate MS1-56 chromosome 4S, Jm3101_v1.0, whole genome shotgun sequence, a single window of DNA contains:
- the LOC121262184 gene encoding uncharacterized protein LOC121262184, with translation MKLADGKPILEEGLVTRKTTKNEPETVILIAARNGVAEIVEKILEVVPVATHDVNAENKNALLLAVENRQPHIYKLLLERNTLNKDSVFLVVDNEVCDEVLPSKIVLPRCNDKGKTPEDLFIENHKKLVTKGREWLSSSSQSYSVLAGIIATVSFATSSSVPGGLKEGIGTPNLERQLVFHLFAISSLIALSFSITALVAFLAILTSRHQESDFGKDLPRKFFVGLTSLFVSIVAILISFCAGNLLQTKDNILRYVEFPVYLAACLPIAYFAVVHFPLYFDLTLATFTTVPRRSFDVVL, from the exons GGAAGACGACGAAAAATGAACCCGAGACTGTAATATTAATCGCTGCTAGAAATGGTGTTGCAGAAATTGTGGAGAAAATTCTGGAAGTGGTTCCGGTTGCCACACACGATGTGAATGCAGAAAACAAGAATGCATTGCTGTTGGCAGTAGAGAACAGGCAACCCCATATATATAAACTCTTGTTGGAAAGaaataccctgaataaagacaGCGTGTTTCTTGTAGTGGATAACGAAG TTTGTGATGAAGTCCTTCCCTCCAAAATTGTGCTCCCGCGCTGCAACGACAAGGGCAAGACCCCTGAGGATCTGTTCATCGAAAACCACAAGAAGCTCGTCACTAAAGGTCGCGAGTGGCTGTCCAGCTCCTCCCAGTCCTACTCCGTCTTAGCTGGAATCATAGCCACTGTTTCCTTCGCCACGTCCTCCTCAGTTCCTGGAGGCCTCAAGGAGGGGATCGGCACTCCAAACTTGGAAAGGCAGCTTGTATTCCACCTCTTTGCCATCTCATCCCTCATTGCGCTCAGCTTCTCGATCACGGCCTTGGTCGCGTTCCTCGCCATCTTAACATCGCGGCACCAAGAGAGCGACTTTGGAAAGGACTTGCCGAGGAAGTTTTTCGTAGGTTTAACATCACTGTTTGTTTCCATAGTGGCGATTCTGATTTCATTCTGCGCGGGAAATTTGCTTCAGACAAAAGacaatattttgagatatgtgGAGTTCCCGGTCTATTTAGCAGCGTGCCTGCCGATAGCTTATTTTGCTGTGGTGCATTTTCCGCTCTATTTTGATCTTACACTTGCTACCTTCACGACGGTTCCACGGCGTAGCTTCGACGTCGTTCTCTAA